A genomic window from Streptomyces sp. NBC_00234 includes:
- a CDS encoding ABC transporter permease — MSQAELTGVTTPANALWTFGILRSELVTTLRRRRTFVLLGVLAAVPVLIGIAVRIETGGGGPSGGPGGPAGPAFLAQVTNNGLFLVFASLAATLPVFLPMAVGVVAGDSIAGEAGSGTLRYLLVAPAGRTRLLLAKYASVLAFCLVATVVVAASALAVGVLLFPVGDVTTISGTRIGFGEGLVRAGLIAVAVAASLIGFAALGLFVSTLTSSGIAAMAATVGVLITVQIVDTIPQLDAVHPYLFPHYWLSFADLLREPVLWDGLADNLGLQGLYAAVFGSAAWARFTAKDITT; from the coding sequence ATGTCGCAGGCTGAGCTCACCGGCGTCACCACACCCGCCAACGCCCTGTGGACCTTCGGGATCCTCCGGTCCGAACTGGTCACGACCCTGCGCCGCCGCCGCACCTTCGTCCTGCTCGGGGTGCTCGCCGCCGTTCCCGTACTGATCGGCATCGCGGTGCGGATCGAGACGGGCGGCGGCGGCCCGTCGGGCGGACCCGGCGGCCCGGCGGGACCCGCCTTCCTCGCCCAGGTCACCAACAACGGGCTGTTCCTGGTCTTCGCCTCGCTCGCGGCCACGCTTCCGGTGTTCCTGCCGATGGCGGTCGGTGTCGTCGCGGGCGACTCGATCGCGGGCGAGGCCGGCAGCGGCACGCTGCGCTATCTGCTGGTCGCCCCGGCGGGCCGTACCAGGCTGCTGCTCGCCAAGTACGCCTCCGTGCTGGCGTTCTGCCTGGTCGCCACGGTGGTGGTGGCGGCTTCGGCGCTGGCCGTGGGTGTGCTGCTGTTCCCGGTCGGCGACGTCACGACGATCTCGGGGACCCGGATCGGCTTCGGCGAAGGTCTGGTGCGGGCCGGGCTGATCGCCGTCGCGGTGGCGGCGTCACTGATCGGATTCGCGGCGCTCGGTCTGTTCGTCTCGACGCTCACCAGCAGTGGCATCGCGGCGATGGCCGCCACCGTCGGGGTGCTCATCACCGTGCAGATCGTGGACACGATTCCGCAGCTCGACGCCGTGCATCCGTATCTCTTCCCGCACTACTGGCTGTCGTTCGCGGACCTTCTGCGCGAGCCGGTCCTCTGGGACGGGCTGGCCGACAACCTCGGCCTGCAGGGTCTGTACGCGGCGGTGTTCGGTTCGGCGGCCTGGGCGCGGTTCACCGCGAAGGACATCACGACGTGA
- a CDS encoding TetR/AcrR family transcriptional regulator, with protein sequence MITSPSSQRRSERSRKATLEAALDLCAEKGYARVTVEAIAARAGVSKKTIYRWWPSKGAVMLEAFTEGLVGATPFVDTGDIAADLRTHIGAAVRLLSTSPFGPAYAGILSEVHHDDALAKAVREDLVEPRFTRAVGRLRQAQEQGQIPEDADLPLAVEMLYGPVYYRHVLRKPPQDEATIAALVAHVLRSLGARET encoded by the coding sequence ATGATCACATCGCCGAGTTCCCAGCGCCGGAGCGAGCGATCACGCAAGGCCACGCTCGAGGCCGCTCTCGACCTGTGTGCGGAGAAGGGGTACGCCCGCGTCACCGTCGAGGCCATCGCCGCCCGCGCGGGCGTGAGCAAGAAGACGATCTACCGCTGGTGGCCCTCGAAGGGCGCGGTGATGCTGGAGGCGTTCACCGAGGGCCTCGTGGGCGCCACCCCCTTCGTCGACACCGGCGATATCGCCGCCGACCTGCGTACCCACATCGGTGCCGCGGTGCGACTCCTGTCCACCTCGCCCTTCGGGCCCGCCTACGCCGGAATCCTCTCCGAGGTGCACCACGACGACGCCCTCGCGAAGGCCGTCAGGGAGGACCTGGTCGAACCGCGTTTCACACGCGCGGTGGGCCGTCTGCGCCAGGCCCAGGAGCAGGGCCAGATCCCCGAGGACGCGGATCTGCCGCTCGCGGTCGAGATGCTCTACGGCCCCGTCTACTACCGCCACGTGCTGCGCAAACCGCCGCAGGACGAGGCGACGATCGCCGCCCTGGTCGCCCACGTGCTGCGTTCCCTGGGGGCGCGGGAGACCTGA
- a CDS encoding SpoIIE family protein phosphatase, giving the protein MTDAGTGGPGSRVWEKAPEGLGAALLNTLFDQSAVGLHVLDTDLRLVRVNLLTDMGPVDRLLGRRFDDVYHLDAPRETAEQLREVMRTGVPLVGLLMRGRFTDADGPLRSLTVSVYRLDNEAGEVIGLLAAVVDVTEREKVRARDRCLTAVRDGVGSSLDVADICEAYIEAVVPRFVDFATIEVVDDVLRGADPPLGPLGPDVPLRRAARTGFLGGLGWEQDEHEAAPAPEVRRLAPRTPYALAASDLGVRVVRLDSDTPWLDADPDAARLIGATGAHSLMVVPLTLRGTVLGLVSLYRCGVSDSFDEDDVSLALATATRVALSIDNARRYERDHVIASTVQRRLLPQEEGPRIAVETAHVLLPGRNSGSWFDTIALSGARTALVVGTVAGRGLQTAIVMGQLRTVIQALSGIDLEPDEMLARLKDTADRLAKERAALPPGDSLQKETLTATCMYGVYDPFSRTCTIARAGHPGPVVTGPDGTPLDVEVPEGPGLFSKDTAPFAPATIALEEGSVLAFFTSAFRSDAAAPALIRDTLAHPDKPLQDLCDNLVYTLPPDSHPDGAALLLARTGTVPADHVATWELEHDRTTPSLARGLVREQLEAWQLDEETVYATELIVSELITNAVRYGTPPLHLRLLLDRTLTCEVHDSSSVAPHLRHARTVDEGGRGLFIVSQLASHWGTRFSRDGKALWTEQEVSPPQGREGTGS; this is encoded by the coding sequence GTGACGGACGCAGGTACGGGGGGACCGGGGTCCCGGGTGTGGGAAAAGGCTCCCGAGGGACTGGGAGCGGCGCTCCTGAACACGCTGTTCGACCAGTCCGCGGTCGGCCTGCACGTCCTCGACACGGACCTCCGGCTGGTACGCGTCAATCTCCTGACCGACATGGGCCCCGTCGACCGGCTGCTCGGCCGCCGGTTCGACGACGTCTACCACCTCGACGCCCCGCGGGAGACCGCGGAGCAACTGCGGGAGGTGATGCGCACCGGGGTCCCCCTGGTGGGGCTGCTGATGCGCGGACGGTTCACGGACGCGGACGGTCCGCTCCGCAGTCTGACGGTCTCCGTCTACCGGCTGGACAACGAGGCGGGCGAGGTGATCGGCCTCCTGGCAGCGGTCGTCGACGTCACCGAACGGGAGAAGGTGCGTGCCCGGGACAGGTGCCTGACCGCGGTCCGTGACGGCGTGGGCAGCTCCCTGGACGTGGCGGACATCTGCGAGGCGTACATCGAAGCCGTCGTGCCGCGCTTCGTCGACTTCGCGACCATCGAGGTGGTGGACGACGTGCTGCGCGGCGCGGATCCGCCGCTCGGGCCGCTGGGCCCCGACGTCCCGCTGCGGCGGGCCGCCCGTACGGGGTTCCTCGGCGGCCTGGGGTGGGAGCAAGACGAGCACGAGGCCGCGCCGGCCCCCGAGGTGCGGCGGCTGGCCCCCCGCACCCCGTACGCCCTGGCGGCCTCGGACCTGGGCGTACGGGTCGTACGCCTCGACAGCGACACCCCGTGGCTGGACGCCGACCCCGACGCGGCCCGGCTGATCGGGGCGACCGGCGCGCACTCGTTGATGGTGGTCCCGCTGACGCTGCGCGGCACGGTCCTCGGGCTGGTGAGCCTGTACCGGTGCGGGGTTTCGGACTCCTTCGACGAGGACGACGTCAGTCTCGCCCTGGCCACCGCCACCCGGGTCGCGCTGAGCATCGACAACGCCCGCCGCTACGAGCGCGACCACGTGATCGCCTCTACGGTCCAGCGCCGCCTGCTCCCGCAGGAGGAAGGCCCCCGGATCGCCGTCGAGACGGCGCACGTCCTGCTGCCCGGGCGCAACAGCGGTTCCTGGTTCGACACGATCGCGCTCTCCGGGGCCCGTACCGCCCTGGTCGTCGGGACGGTCGCCGGGCGCGGCCTCCAGACGGCCATCGTCATGGGGCAGCTGCGCACGGTCATCCAGGCGCTGTCCGGTATCGACCTGGAACCCGACGAGATGCTGGCCCGGCTCAAGGACACCGCCGACCGTCTCGCCAAGGAGCGGGCCGCGCTGCCGCCCGGCGACTCCCTGCAGAAGGAGACGCTGACGGCGACCTGCATGTACGGCGTCTACGACCCGTTCTCCCGTACCTGCACGATCGCCCGGGCCGGCCACCCGGGGCCGGTCGTGACCGGGCCCGACGGCACCCCGCTGGACGTCGAGGTTCCCGAGGGTCCCGGTCTGTTCTCGAAGGACACCGCACCCTTCGCCCCGGCCACCATCGCGCTCGAAGAGGGCAGTGTCCTCGCCTTCTTCACCAGCGCGTTCCGGTCCGACGCCGCGGCGCCCGCCCTCATCAGGGACACACTCGCCCACCCGGACAAGCCGCTCCAGGACCTGTGCGACAACCTCGTCTACACGCTGCCCCCCGACTCCCACCCGGACGGCGCCGCGCTCCTGCTGGCCCGCACCGGCACCGTGCCGGCCGACCACGTCGCGACGTGGGAGCTGGAGCACGACCGGACGACTCCGAGCCTGGCGCGCGGGCTGGTGCGCGAACAGCTCGAAGCCTGGCAGCTCGACGAGGAGACGGTCTACGCCACCGAACTCATCGTCAGTGAACTGATCACCAACGCCGTCCGGTACGGCACTCCGCCGCTCCATCTGCGGCTCCTCCTGGACCGCACCCTCACCTGCGAAGTCCACGACAGCAGCTCGGTCGCCCCGCATCTCAGGCACGCCCGCACCGTGGACGAGGGCGGACGCGGACTGTTCATCGTGTCGCAGCTGGCCAGCCACTGGGGTACGCGGTTCAGCCGCGACGGCAAGGCGCTCTGGACCGAGCAGGAGGTGAGCCCGCCCCAGGGCCGGGAGGGCACCGGTTCCTGA
- a CDS encoding Cof-type HAD-IIB family hydrolase: protein MPTPPAPSFTLVATDLDGTLLRPGDLVSPRSRAALSLAAAAGARHLVVTGRPVPGIRSLLAALGSDGPVVCGQGTQLYDAGTGRLLRSVTLDRELAETALGKIEAEVGGVFAAVDQDGTDGRTLIEPGYRMPHPTLPAVRTPHRAALWERPVIKVLVRHPELSDDALASAARAVVGDLATVTMAGPGTVELAPYGVDKGTGLALAAEALGLDPAGTIAFGDMPNDLPMFRRSGYGVAMANAHPELKAVADEVTSSNEDDGVAEVLERVFG from the coding sequence ATGCCCACCCCACCCGCACCTTCATTCACTCTGGTCGCCACGGATCTGGACGGCACGCTGCTGCGCCCCGGAGACCTCGTCAGCCCCCGCTCCCGCGCCGCGCTCTCCCTCGCCGCGGCGGCGGGCGCACGGCATCTCGTCGTCACCGGCCGCCCGGTGCCCGGCATACGCTCCCTGCTCGCCGCACTGGGCTCCGACGGCCCGGTCGTCTGCGGGCAGGGCACCCAGCTGTACGACGCGGGGACCGGCCGCCTGCTCCGCTCCGTGACGCTCGACCGGGAGCTGGCCGAGACGGCGCTCGGCAAGATCGAGGCGGAGGTCGGCGGGGTCTTCGCCGCCGTGGACCAGGACGGCACCGACGGCCGGACGCTCATCGAACCGGGCTATCGGATGCCCCATCCGACGCTGCCCGCCGTACGGACACCCCATCGCGCAGCGCTCTGGGAGCGCCCGGTCATCAAGGTGCTGGTGCGCCACCCGGAGCTCTCGGACGACGCGCTGGCGTCCGCCGCCCGCGCCGTCGTGGGCGATCTGGCCACCGTCACCATGGCGGGCCCCGGCACCGTCGAACTGGCCCCGTACGGCGTCGACAAGGGCACCGGCCTGGCCCTCGCCGCCGAGGCGCTCGGCCTGGACCCGGCCGGCACGATCGCCTTCGGCGACATGCCCAACGACCTGCCGATGTTCCGCCGCTCCGGGTACGGCGTGGCGATGGCCAACGCCCACCCCGAACTGAAGGCGGTGGCGGACGAGGTGACGTCCTCGAACGAGGACGACGGGGTGGCGGAGGTCCTGGAGCGGGTGTTCGGCTGA
- a CDS encoding VOC family protein, which produces MTLDWKVVIDAADPHAQAGFWAEALGYLVEDNSPLIEELLGLGAVTESVTTQAHGRRAWRDLAAARHPDDPYEEKSGTGLGRRLLFQRVPEPKTVKNRVHLDLHAGPERREAETARLVGLGASVLRNVEEQGGSWTVLADPEGNEFCVQ; this is translated from the coding sequence ATGACTCTGGACTGGAAAGTCGTCATCGACGCAGCCGATCCGCATGCCCAGGCAGGCTTCTGGGCCGAGGCCCTGGGCTACCTGGTCGAGGACAACAGCCCCCTGATCGAGGAACTCCTCGGCCTCGGGGCCGTCACCGAGTCGGTGACCACGCAGGCGCACGGACGCCGCGCCTGGCGCGACCTCGCGGCGGCGCGGCACCCCGACGATCCGTACGAGGAGAAGTCCGGCACGGGTCTCGGGCGCCGGCTGCTGTTCCAGCGCGTACCGGAGCCCAAGACGGTGAAGAACCGCGTCCACCTGGATCTGCACGCCGGTCCCGAGCGCCGGGAGGCGGAGACGGCACGGCTGGTGGGGCTGGGGGCGAGCGTGCTGCGCAACGTCGAGGAGCAGGGCGGTTCCTGGACGGTGCTCGCCGATCCGGAGGGCAACGAATTCTGCGTGCAGTAG